A part of Thermotoga petrophila RKU-1 genomic DNA contains:
- a CDS encoding ABC transporter ATP-binding protein — protein sequence MKLLEVKGLKKYFPLTKGFFKKVVGYVRAVDDVSFDIKQGETLALVGESGCGKTTTAKSILRAIDPTDGDVILHLDGKDVNIAKLPRDELKPYRRYMQMIFQNPYTSLNPRMKVKEIVGEPLLVNGIAKGKELEDRVAELLKAVGLRPEYMIRYPHAFSGGQRQRIVIARAIALRPKLVVCDEPTSALDVSIRAQILNLLMDLQEEFSLTYLFITHDLSVVEHISDRVAVMYLGKIVELASTEEIFENPKHPYTETLLRSVPKPDPDLREELVPIEGEVPNPANPPSGCYFHPRCPYTKSICKEEYPEFRNLGTEDKPHYVACHFAESLKLRGVKITL from the coding sequence ATGAAATTATTAGAAGTGAAAGGACTGAAGAAGTACTTCCCGCTGACAAAGGGTTTTTTCAAGAAAGTGGTAGGTTACGTCAGAGCAGTGGACGATGTCAGTTTCGATATAAAACAGGGTGAAACTCTTGCACTGGTGGGAGAGAGTGGCTGTGGAAAAACAACCACCGCCAAAAGCATACTCAGAGCGATAGATCCCACAGATGGAGATGTTATTCTTCATCTGGATGGAAAAGACGTGAACATAGCGAAGCTCCCCAGAGATGAGCTGAAACCCTACAGAAGGTATATGCAGATGATCTTTCAGAATCCTTATACCTCTCTCAATCCAAGAATGAAGGTCAAGGAGATCGTTGGTGAACCGCTTTTGGTGAATGGTATAGCGAAAGGAAAAGAACTGGAAGATCGAGTGGCAGAGCTTTTGAAGGCGGTTGGATTGAGACCGGAGTATATGATAAGGTATCCGCACGCTTTCTCTGGCGGACAGAGACAGAGAATCGTTATAGCAAGAGCAATCGCTCTGAGGCCAAAACTGGTGGTGTGTGATGAACCGACATCTGCGCTGGATGTTTCTATAAGGGCACAGATACTGAACCTTCTGATGGATCTTCAGGAAGAGTTTTCTCTCACCTATCTCTTTATCACACACGACCTGAGCGTTGTGGAACACATATCTGATAGAGTTGCGGTGATGTACTTAGGAAAGATCGTGGAGCTTGCCAGCACCGAAGAGATATTCGAAAATCCAAAGCATCCATACACGGAGACGCTTTTGAGGTCCGTTCCAAAGCCTGATCCGGATTTGAGGGAAGAACTCGTTCCAATAGAAGGGGAGGTTCCAAATCCGGCGAATCCTCCATCAGGATGTTACTTCCATCCAAGATGCCCTTATACAAAAAGTATCTGTAAGGAAGAGTATCCCGAGTTCAGAAATCTTGGAACGGAAGACAAACCACATTACGTGGCCTGTCATTTCGCCGAAAGTTTGAAATTGAGAGGCGTGAAAATCACTTTGTGA
- a CDS encoding ABC transporter ATP-binding protein, whose amino-acid sequence MEKVLEIRDLRVYFDLTEGTVKAVDGVSFDIRRGEILGLVGESGCGKSVTAQSILRILPGSARIVSGEIVFYRNGKTLDLAKLDPEGEEMRDIRGKDISMIFQEPMASFSPVYTVGAQMIEAILLHEKVSKEEARKRVVEMLKKVKIPNAEKVVDMYPFELSGGMLQRCMIAMAMSLNPTLLLADEPTTALDVTIQAQILYLMKELQKEYHSSILLITHDMGVVAQMADRVAVMYLGNIVETAEVFELFKNPLHPYTQALLRSIPKIGIRKTRLDTIKGMVPDPYNLPKGCRFHNRCEKFMKGLCDVKEPPEIEVTPSHKVKCFLYGGEKK is encoded by the coding sequence ATGGAAAAGGTTCTTGAAATAAGAGATTTAAGAGTTTATTTCGATCTCACTGAAGGAACAGTAAAAGCGGTTGATGGTGTTTCGTTTGATATTCGAAGGGGAGAAATACTGGGTCTTGTCGGTGAAAGTGGTTGTGGTAAGAGTGTAACGGCACAGTCTATCCTGAGAATTCTTCCAGGAAGTGCCCGTATAGTTAGCGGGGAGATCGTGTTTTACAGGAACGGAAAGACTTTGGATCTCGCAAAACTCGATCCCGAAGGTGAAGAAATGAGAGATATAAGAGGGAAGGATATATCGATGATTTTTCAGGAACCGATGGCCTCTTTTTCTCCTGTGTACACAGTTGGTGCGCAGATGATAGAAGCGATATTACTTCACGAGAAAGTTTCCAAGGAAGAAGCACGGAAGCGTGTTGTAGAGATGCTCAAAAAGGTGAAGATTCCGAACGCCGAGAAGGTAGTGGATATGTATCCTTTTGAACTCTCCGGTGGAATGCTTCAAAGATGTATGATCGCAATGGCTATGTCTCTGAATCCCACGTTGCTTTTAGCGGATGAACCCACGACTGCTCTGGATGTGACTATACAGGCACAAATTCTTTATCTAATGAAGGAACTTCAAAAGGAGTACCATTCTTCGATCCTTCTGATCACGCACGATATGGGGGTTGTGGCCCAGATGGCAGACAGAGTGGCTGTGATGTACCTCGGAAACATTGTGGAGACAGCGGAGGTCTTTGAACTTTTCAAGAATCCACTCCATCCTTACACACAGGCTTTGCTCAGGTCCATACCGAAGATTGGAATAAGGAAGACAAGACTCGATACCATAAAGGGCATGGTTCCAGATCCGTACAATCTTCCAAAGGGTTGCAGGTTCCACAACAGATGTGAGAAGTTCATGAAAGGATTGTGTGATGTGAAAGAACCTCCCGAGATTGAGGTAACACCCAGTCACAAAGTAAAGTGTTTCCTTTATGGAGGGGAAAAGAAATGA
- a CDS encoding ABC transporter permease yields the protein MLAYIAKRVLYAIPLLFVISIVSFIIIELPPGDYLTTYVMTLRQSGETIDQAALEVLKKRYGLDKPVIVRYFYWIGNIITKGDFGYSFMWEKPVSDLLNQRVWWTILISVLSTAFAWVFGFLIGVYSGTHQYSIGDYVFTVLGYIGLATPNFLLALILLWFMFVTTGVSLGGLFSPEYAGAPWSWAKFVDLLKHIWIPVVVLGTGSMAGLIRVLRANLLDEINKPYVVAARARGVPERELVWKYPLRVAVIPFASTAGWALPQIVSGAVVTGIVLNLPTVGTLLLDALTSQDMYLAGSLVLILSVFTIIGTLISDILLAWLDPRIRFE from the coding sequence GTGCTCGCTTATATAGCAAAACGAGTTCTCTACGCCATTCCTTTGTTGTTCGTTATCTCTATTGTCTCTTTCATCATCATCGAACTTCCTCCAGGAGACTATCTCACCACATATGTTATGACGCTCAGGCAGAGTGGAGAGACCATCGATCAGGCGGCTCTGGAAGTTCTGAAGAAAAGGTATGGTCTGGACAAACCAGTGATAGTCCGATACTTTTACTGGATCGGCAACATCATTACGAAAGGTGACTTCGGATACTCTTTCATGTGGGAAAAACCTGTCAGTGATTTGTTGAATCAGAGGGTCTGGTGGACAATACTGATATCCGTTCTTTCAACGGCTTTCGCGTGGGTTTTCGGATTTTTAATAGGTGTTTATTCTGGAACGCATCAGTATTCTATCGGTGATTATGTTTTTACCGTGCTTGGTTATATAGGACTCGCTACACCTAACTTCCTCCTCGCTCTGATTCTTTTGTGGTTCATGTTTGTAACGACCGGTGTTAGTTTAGGTGGACTATTTTCTCCGGAATATGCCGGTGCTCCCTGGTCGTGGGCCAAATTTGTTGATCTCTTGAAGCACATCTGGATTCCAGTAGTTGTCCTGGGAACGGGAAGCATGGCCGGTCTCATAAGGGTTTTGAGAGCGAATCTCCTCGATGAAATAAACAAGCCTTATGTGGTTGCAGCGAGAGCAAGAGGAGTACCTGAGAGAGAACTCGTCTGGAAGTACCCGTTGAGAGTTGCCGTCATTCCTTTTGCTTCCACTGCTGGGTGGGCACTTCCTCAGATAGTCTCAGGTGCAGTTGTGACGGGTATCGTTTTGAACCTTCCCACGGTTGGTACGCTTCTTCTTGACGCACTCACTTCCCAGGATATGTACCTTGCAGGGAGTCTCGTTTTGATACTGAGTGTCTTCACGATCATAGGAACTCTCATATCCGACATCTTACTTGCCTGGCTCGATCCCAGAATAAGATTCGAATGA
- a CDS encoding ABC transporter permease, which produces MDKTEELYLASEWKLMWWRFKKNKLAVVGMVILGILYVLGIFCEFFSPYDPNRIFARYVYAPPQKIHFFHEGKFIGPFVYGYKMERDPETFRRIYKEDKTKIYKIKLFVHGDKYKLWNTWESDVHFFGVEEGTIFLFGTDRLGRDVFSRILYGARISTTIGLVGVFLSMVLGIIIGGISGYYGGKIDNFIQRTIEFLISIPTIPLWMALSAALPRYWSQIKVYFAITVILSLIGWTGLARVVRSKFLSLKDEDFVVAARLAGASEWRIIFKHMLPSLTSHLIASATLAIPGMILGETGLSFLGLGLRPPAISWGVLLQEAQNIRTVALYPWLLIPGLFVIVTVLCFNFVGDGLRDAADPYKT; this is translated from the coding sequence ATGGACAAAACAGAAGAACTGTATCTTGCTTCAGAATGGAAGTTGATGTGGTGGAGGTTCAAGAAAAACAAACTCGCAGTTGTTGGAATGGTGATCCTCGGAATACTCTACGTTCTTGGTATTTTCTGCGAATTTTTCTCACCGTACGATCCAAACAGGATCTTTGCAAGGTACGTATACGCTCCTCCACAGAAGATTCACTTCTTCCACGAAGGAAAATTCATAGGTCCCTTTGTTTATGGATACAAGATGGAAAGAGATCCGGAGACGTTCAGAAGAATCTATAAGGAAGATAAGACGAAGATATATAAAATAAAGCTCTTTGTTCACGGTGACAAATACAAACTCTGGAACACATGGGAATCCGACGTTCATTTTTTTGGAGTAGAAGAAGGTACTATCTTCCTTTTTGGAACTGACAGACTCGGAAGGGATGTCTTTTCCAGAATCCTTTACGGTGCCAGGATCTCCACCACAATAGGACTGGTAGGTGTTTTTCTCAGCATGGTTCTTGGGATCATCATAGGGGGCATATCTGGATACTACGGAGGAAAGATCGATAACTTCATCCAGAGAACTATAGAGTTTCTGATCAGTATTCCAACCATTCCTCTCTGGATGGCACTGTCTGCGGCGCTTCCAAGGTACTGGTCACAGATAAAGGTGTACTTTGCCATCACCGTGATCCTCTCATTGATAGGCTGGACAGGGCTTGCGAGAGTCGTGAGAAGTAAATTTCTCTCGCTCAAAGACGAAGACTTCGTTGTAGCTGCAAGGCTTGCTGGAGCTTCGGAATGGAGGATCATTTTCAAACACATGCTTCCATCTCTGACGAGTCATCTCATAGCGTCCGCTACACTTGCTATTCCCGGGATGATACTCGGTGAGACTGGCCTCAGCTTTCTGGGACTGGGACTCAGACCACCTGCGATCAGCTGGGGTGTTCTTCTACAGGAAGCACAGAACATAAGAACTGTCGCTCTCTATCCATGGCTTCTGATACCTGGTCTCTTTGTGATCGTCACTGTCCTCTGCTTCAACTTCGTCGGTGATGGTCTGAGAGACGCCGCTGACCCATACAAGACATGA
- the xynA gene encoding endo-1,4-beta-xylanase XynA, whose amino-acid sequence MRVRKRRGLLDVSTAVLVGILAGFLGVVLAASGVLSFGKETSSKGDSSLETVLALSFEETTEGVVPFGKGVVLTASKDVAADGAYSLKVENRTSPWDGVEIDLTGKVKSGADYLLSFQVYQSSGAPQLFNVVARTEDEKGERYDVILDKVVVSDHWKEILVPFSPTFEGTPAKYSLIIVASKNTNFNFYLDKVQVLVPKESGPKAIYETSFESGVGDWQPRGDVNIEVSSEVAHSGKSSLFISNRQKGWQGAQINLKGILKTGKTYAFEAWVYQNSGQDQTIIMTMQRKYSSDANTQYEWIKSATVPSGQWVQLSGTYTIPAGVTVEDLTLYFESQNPTLEFYVDDVKIVDTTSAEIKIEMEPEKEIPALKEVLKDYFRVGVALPSKVFLNPKDIELITKHFNSITAENEMKPESLLAGIENGKLKFRFETADKYVQFVEENGMVIRGHTLVWHSQTPDWFFKDENGNLLSKEAMTERLKEYIYTVVGHFKGKVYAWDVVNEAVDPNQPDGLRRSTWYQIMGPDYIELAFKFAREADPDAKLFYNDYNTFEPRKRDIIYNLVKDLKEKGLIDGIGMQCHISLATDIKQIEEAIKKFSTIPGIEIHITELDMSVYRDSSSNYPEAPRTALIEQAHKMMQLFEIFKKYSNVITNVTFWGLKDDYSWRATRRNDWPLIFDKDHQAKLAYWAIVAPEVLPPLPKESRISEGEAVVVGMMDDSYLMSKPIEILDEEGNVKATIRAVWKDSTIYIYGEVQDKTKKPAEDGVAIFINPNNERTPYLQPDDTYVVLWTNWKTEVNREDVQVKKFVGPGFRRYSFEMSITIPGVEFKKDSYIGFDVAVIDDGKWYSWSDTTNSQKTNTMNYGTLKLEGIMVATAKYGTPVIDGEIDEIWNTTEEIETKAVAMGSLDKNATAKVRVLWDENYLYVLAIVKDPVLNKDNSNPWEQDSVEIFVDENNHKTGYYEDDDAQFRVNYMNEQTFGTGGSPARFKTAVKLIEGGYIVEAAIKWKTIKPTPNTVIGFNIQVNDANEKGQRVGIISWSDPTNNSWQDPSKFGNLRLIK is encoded by the coding sequence ATGCGAGTCAGGAAGAGACGGGGTCTTCTGGATGTTTCAACCGCCGTACTGGTGGGGATTTTAGCGGGTTTTCTCGGTGTCGTACTGGCAGCATCGGGTGTTCTGAGTTTCGGGAAAGAAACCTCTTCTAAGGGAGATTCTTCTCTCGAAACAGTTCTTGCTTTGAGTTTTGAAGAAACAACAGAAGGTGTGGTCCCATTTGGAAAAGGCGTTGTTCTCACAGCTTCGAAGGATGTAGCAGCAGATGGCGCGTACTCTCTAAAGGTCGAGAACAGAACCTCCCCATGGGATGGGGTAGAAATCGACCTGACCGGAAAGGTGAAATCCGGAGCAGATTACCTTCTTTCCTTCCAGGTCTATCAGTCTTCCGGTGCTCCACAATTGTTCAACGTAGTCGCGAGAACAGAAGATGAGAAGGGAGAGAGGTACGACGTCATACTCGACAAGGTTGTCGTATCAGATCACTGGAAAGAGATCTTAGTACCGTTCTCACCCACGTTCGAAGGCACACCCGCAAAATACTCTCTCATCATCGTAGCGTCTAAAAACACGAATTTCAATTTCTACCTTGACAAGGTTCAGGTACTCGTTCCAAAAGAATCGGGCCCAAAGGCCATCTATGAAACATCCTTTGAAAGCGGTGTTGGAGACTGGCAACCCAGAGGAGACGTGAACATCGAAGTCTCATCTGAAGTAGCACATTCAGGTAAGAGTTCACTCTTTATCTCCAACAGACAGAAGGGCTGGCAGGGTGCCCAGATCAACCTGAAAGGAATTCTGAAAACAGGAAAAACTTACGCCTTTGAAGCCTGGGTCTATCAGAACTCCGGTCAAGATCAAACGATCATCATGACGATGCAGAGAAAGTACTCATCCGACGCGAACACACAGTATGAGTGGATAAAATCAGCTACTGTACCATCTGGTCAGTGGGTACAGCTCTCTGGAACGTACACGATCCCGGCCGGAGTTACCGTGGAAGATCTCACGCTTTACTTCGAATCTCAAAATCCAACCCTTGAGTTCTACGTGGATGACGTGAAGATAGTGGATACAACTTCCGCAGAGATAAAGATTGAAATGGAACCTGAAAAAGAGATACCCGCTCTGAAAGAAGTACTGAAAGATTACTTCAGAGTCGGAGTTGCACTGCCGTCCAAGGTCTTCCTCAACCCGAAGGACATAGAACTCATCACGAAACACTTCAACAGCATCACCGCAGAAAACGAGATGAAACCAGAGAGCCTGCTCGCAGGCATCGAAAACGGTAAGTTGAAGTTCAGGTTTGAAACGGCAGACAAATACGTTCAGTTCGTTGAAGAAAACGGCATGGTCATAAGAGGTCACACTCTTGTGTGGCACAGCCAGACACCCGACTGGTTCTTCAAAGATGAAAACGGGAACCTCCTCTCCAAAGAAGCGATGACGGAAAGACTCAAAGAGTACATCTACACCGTTGTCGGACACTTCAAAGGAAAAGTCTACGCATGGGACGTGGTGAACGAAGCAGTTGATCCGAACCAGCCGGATGGACTGAGAAGATCCACCTGGTACCAGATCATGGGGCCTGACTACATAGAACTCGCCTTCAAGTTCGCAAGAGAAGCAGATCCAGATGCAAAACTCTTCTACAACGACTACAACACATTCGAGCCCAGAAAGAGAGACATCATCTACAACCTCGTGAAAGATCTCAAAGAGAAGGGACTCATCGATGGGATAGGGATGCAGTGTCACATCAGTCTTGCAACAGACATCAAACAGATCGAAGAGGCCATCAAAAAGTTCAGCACCATACCCGGTATAGAAATTCACATCACAGAACTCGATATGAGTGTCTACAGAGATTCCAGTTCCAACTACCCAGAGGCACCGAGGACGGCACTCATCGAACAGGCTCACAAAATGATGCAGCTCTTTGAGATCTTCAAGAAGTACAGCAACGTGATCACGAACGTCACATTCTGGGGTCTCAAGGACGATTACTCCTGGAGAGCAACAAGAAGAAACGACTGGCCGCTCATCTTCGACAAAGATCACCAGGCGAAACTCGCTTACTGGGCGATAGTGGCACCTGAGGTCCTTCCACCACTTCCAAAAGAAAGCAGGATCTCCGAAGGCGAAGCAGTGGTAGTGGGGATGATGGACGACTCGTACCTGATGTCGAAGCCGATAGAGATCCTTGACGAAGAAGGGAACGTGAAGGCAACGATCAGGGCAGTGTGGAAAGACAGCACGATCTACATCTACGGAGAGGTACAGGACAAGACAAAGAAACCAGCAGAAGACGGAGTGGCCATATTCATCAACCCGAACAACGAAAGAACACCCTATCTGCAGCCTGATGATACCTACGTTGTGCTGTGGACGAACTGGAAGACGGAGGTCAACAGAGAAGACGTACAGGTGAAGAAATTCGTTGGGCCTGGCTTTAGAAGATACAGCTTCGAGATGTCGATCACGATACCGGGTGTGGAGTTCAAGAAAGACAGCTACATAGGATTTGACGTTGCGGTGATAGACGACGGGAAGTGGTACAGCTGGAGCGACACGACGAACAGCCAGAAGACGAACACGATGAACTACGGAACGCTGAAGCTCGAAGGAATAATGGTAGCGACAGCAAAATACGGAACACCGGTCATCGATGGAGAGATCGATGAGATCTGGAACACGACAGAGGAGATAGAGACGAAAGCGGTGGCTATGGGATCGCTTGACAAGAATGCGACAGCGAAAGTGAGGGTGCTGTGGGACGAGAACTACCTGTACGTACTTGCGATCGTGAAAGATCCCGTTCTGAACAAAGACAACAGCAACCCGTGGGAGCAGGATTCCGTGGAGATCTTCGTGGATGAGAACAACCACAAGACAGGATACTACGAAGACGACGACGCGCAGTTCAGGGTGAACTACATGAACGAGCAGACCTTTGGAACGGGAGGAAGTCCAGCGAGGTTCAAGACAGCGGTGAAGCTGATCGAAGGAGGATACATAGTTGAGGCAGCGATCAAGTGGAAGACGATCAAGCCAACACCGAACACAGTGATAGGATTCAACATCCAGGTGAACGATGCGAACGAGAAAGGGCAGAGGGTCGGTATCATCTCCTGGAGCGATCCCACAAACAACAGCTGGCAAGATCCTTCAAAGTTCGGTAACCTCAGACTCATCAAGTGA
- a CDS encoding carbohydrate binding domain-containing protein: protein MKKWFLLSVLGVFAFLIILSGCVSAPGTEGALNKVLKVETGDQGWKTAWFYDIENYINADATYTYSVRIYHEEATSVKFNLTLKTTKDQYESIFYGSEVPPATWVTIEATYTLNSSNGNPSDIYIEPQTSGIVFYFDDFVIKDESGKVVLKTDFEDGTEQGWLGNGATISVVYDPAQ from the coding sequence ATGAAAAAGTGGTTTTTGTTGAGTGTGCTGGGAGTCTTCGCTTTTCTGATCATCCTTTCAGGATGTGTCTCTGCACCTGGTACGGAAGGAGCATTGAACAAGGTTCTAAAGGTAGAAACGGGTGATCAAGGCTGGAAAACGGCGTGGTTCTACGATATTGAGAACTACATCAACGCAGATGCAACCTACACCTACAGCGTCAGGATCTACCACGAAGAAGCCACATCTGTGAAGTTCAATCTCACGTTGAAGACAACAAAAGATCAATACGAATCCATATTCTATGGAAGTGAAGTTCCACCCGCAACATGGGTGACGATTGAAGCAACCTACACGTTGAACTCCTCTAATGGAAATCCCTCGGACATCTACATCGAACCTCAGACCTCCGGTATTGTCTTCTACTTCGACGACTTTGTGATCAAGGATGAGAGTGGCAAAGTTGTTTTGAAAACTGATTTCGAAGACGGTACAGAACAGGGCTGGTTGGGTAACGGCGCCACCATTTCTGTTGTGTATGACCCTGCCCAGTGA
- a CDS encoding ABC transporter substrate-binding protein translates to MRRLFVLLSLVLLVVFALAANDTWVFYATPEEYYKVTGKKITEYHESPMLAKLVKEGKLPPVEQRLPEEPLVVQPVEKVGQFGGTWRRVWKGPSDRWGISKLIEVKLAFWDKEGGELVPGLAKSWEVLENGRIYIFHLRKGVKWSDGAPYTAHDIVFWVNDIVGNDDITPSKPDWYNIGVKVEALDDYTVKFEFSKPYGLFLLKVPYGGFTGAPAHYLKQFHPKYTPMEEIEKKMVKGVHNTWVDLFNDKNDFLENTELPTLSPWKPITDPTEQFYILERNPYFWAVDIEGNQLPYIDYVRHEYVKNDEVILLKAISGEIDMQWRHIGGLGAGAGNFTLLMENAQSGGYRVLKWIAANGSASRISLNYAHSDEVMRKVFNDVRFRQALSLAINREEINEILFNGLAEPRQASLVSGSPYFDSEWEKAYAEYNPDRANKLLDEMGLKWDNKHEYRLLPDGRPLRFTITVTGQFHVDVWTMVKEYWKQIGVWVEIENVERSLFYERADAGDFDAMVWNMDRAAQPLSSPMVIFPGSEDIADFWYIGWSDWISYYIDKNIRGVEPEEVPEGSEPPEVVYRLVDLYYQIASTPNPDKIKELMAEATKIHRENLWMIGTVGEDLSPAIAKNNFRNVPEFLVTDDVLRTPLNAMPMQFFIEQK, encoded by the coding sequence GTGAGAAGGTTGTTTGTCTTGTTGTCGCTTGTGCTCTTGGTTGTTTTTGCTCTTGCTGCCAACGACACATGGGTCTTTTACGCAACACCGGAGGAGTACTACAAGGTTACAGGAAAAAAGATTACTGAGTACCACGAATCACCGATGCTTGCCAAACTCGTCAAAGAAGGAAAACTTCCACCCGTTGAGCAGAGGCTCCCGGAGGAACCGCTCGTGGTTCAGCCTGTTGAAAAAGTTGGACAGTTCGGTGGTACCTGGAGAAGGGTCTGGAAAGGGCCTTCTGACAGGTGGGGCATTTCCAAGCTCATCGAAGTGAAACTCGCGTTCTGGGACAAAGAGGGTGGAGAGCTCGTTCCGGGGCTCGCAAAGAGCTGGGAAGTTCTGGAAAACGGAAGGATTTATATCTTCCATTTGAGAAAGGGTGTGAAGTGGTCTGATGGAGCACCGTACACGGCCCACGATATTGTGTTCTGGGTTAACGACATCGTAGGAAACGACGATATCACACCTTCGAAACCCGACTGGTACAACATTGGCGTGAAAGTCGAGGCGCTCGACGACTACACGGTGAAGTTTGAATTCAGCAAGCCTTACGGATTGTTCCTTCTGAAAGTTCCATACGGTGGATTTACCGGAGCACCAGCACACTATCTGAAACAGTTCCATCCAAAGTACACACCGATGGAAGAAATAGAGAAGAAGATGGTAAAGGGCGTGCACAACACCTGGGTGGACCTCTTCAACGATAAAAACGACTTCCTTGAAAACACCGAGCTTCCAACACTCTCACCGTGGAAGCCTATCACCGATCCAACGGAGCAGTTCTACATACTCGAGAGGAACCCGTACTTCTGGGCGGTTGATATCGAAGGTAACCAGCTTCCGTACATCGATTATGTGCGGCACGAATACGTCAAGAACGACGAAGTCATACTCCTGAAGGCGATCTCCGGTGAAATCGATATGCAATGGAGACACATCGGGGGACTGGGAGCGGGAGCAGGAAACTTCACACTGCTCATGGAGAACGCCCAGAGTGGAGGATACAGGGTGCTGAAATGGATCGCTGCGAACGGTTCTGCCAGCAGAATCTCACTGAACTACGCTCACTCCGACGAGGTGATGAGGAAAGTCTTCAACGATGTGAGGTTCAGACAGGCTCTTTCACTTGCTATCAACAGGGAAGAAATCAACGAGATCCTCTTCAACGGTCTCGCTGAGCCGAGGCAGGCATCTCTCGTGAGTGGATCCCCGTACTTCGATTCCGAATGGGAAAAAGCGTACGCAGAGTACAATCCAGACAGGGCGAACAAACTTCTCGATGAGATGGGATTGAAGTGGGATAACAAGCACGAGTACAGACTCTTACCGGATGGTAGACCGCTCCGATTCACAATCACCGTGACCGGACAGTTCCATGTTGACGTCTGGACGATGGTAAAAGAATACTGGAAGCAAATAGGTGTCTGGGTAGAAATCGAGAACGTTGAAAGGTCTCTCTTCTACGAAAGAGCCGATGCTGGTGACTTCGATGCGATGGTGTGGAACATGGACAGGGCTGCTCAACCACTCTCTTCACCGATGGTTATCTTCCCGGGTTCCGAGGACATAGCAGACTTCTGGTACATAGGATGGAGTGACTGGATCTCATACTATATCGACAAGAACATAAGAGGCGTGGAACCCGAAGAAGTACCCGAAGGATCTGAACCACCAGAAGTAGTCTACAGACTTGTCGATCTGTACTACCAGATAGCCTCCACGCCGAATCCCGATAAAATCAAAGAGCTCATGGCAGAAGCGACGAAGATCCATAGAGAAAATCTCTGGATGATAGGAACCGTCGGAGAGGACCTTTCGCCTGCCATAGCGAAGAACAACTTCAGAAACGTACCGGAATTCCTCGTAACGGACGATGTGTTGAGAACGCCTCTGAATGCCATGCCGATGCAGTTCTTCATCGAACAGAAATGA